A portion of the Brevundimonas pondensis genome contains these proteins:
- a CDS encoding TonB-dependent receptor translates to MSIRHALLAGSVSALALVAGAAAAQDAPATTVDEVVVTGIRASLQQSIDTKRNANAIIDVVTAEDVGKFPSSNVAEAITIIPGVTVDRAFGQGEKVSILGTDPALNRTLLNGQTVASADWFILDQPGRTFNYALLAPQIVGKVEVYKSPEARIDEGSIGGTVDVSTRRPLDLGRHTLSGAVTYLYNDRSESGDAQLSVLGGWRNEDRTFGVLVSAQRAADDLRRDGLEAYGTIPASYYAGGNAENPGGNSIANGNCTGACATTLLANPNAKGLNAFGTHFFEQSRERNSYTVAAQWRPNDSLDLNFDWLRIDATYDNINQALFAFQGNTWNSLGALTGLQVDNNVITKASFKNALSVLDIQYREAAMTSDSYHFDAKYRGDGWDLSGDIGYTKADGGTQRQLFGEFLNWADYTVDFTGAPGSPGVLTYANGNVLNDASKFSFDGGWGAGDPSVGPTGYNAGWGGNIVSKPTMDEETYAQADLGFDRDGFFNRFQFGYKYRKHETDQKMSGVTVQIYGAPDSAAMFSPSRVPGNYLDGFNVNDQMKGRFRIDGKALADYIEAGEYLRPWQAKPVPTVFGNAEFTAQNWNVQETINAVYGQADFESDRVRGNVGLRYVRTESESGGYVCVNQTATGCGTTAADWEWSVRSKEYDDFLPSLNVAINASDDLIIRLAAAKVVSRPNYADMSNYFWLSDQILTGGGGNPDLDPYKSTNLNAAAEWYFAPDAILSGEIFYKKIDNYILQKTAPEEHFNQAQNAVTTYQISRPTNAGSADLKGATFAYQQNYAYGLGLLANYTYVDGSADNGQDLPFNSKHQVNISPFFEQGPFSARVTYTWRSKYFTGVDRGDNMYVRAYTGLDATAGYAFTDRVSLTVSGQNLLDSEYYAYANTVSLPRGVYRTGRKLMATLSVEF, encoded by the coding sequence ATCACCATCATTCCGGGCGTCACGGTCGACCGCGCCTTCGGTCAGGGCGAGAAGGTCTCGATCCTGGGTACGGACCCGGCGCTGAACCGCACCCTGTTGAACGGCCAGACGGTCGCCTCGGCGGACTGGTTCATTCTTGATCAGCCGGGCCGGACCTTCAACTACGCCCTGCTGGCTCCGCAGATCGTCGGCAAGGTCGAGGTCTACAAGTCGCCTGAGGCTCGCATCGACGAGGGCTCGATCGGCGGGACCGTTGATGTTTCGACCCGGCGTCCGCTGGATCTGGGCCGGCACACTCTGTCGGGGGCGGTGACCTATCTGTACAATGACCGGTCCGAGAGCGGCGACGCGCAGCTGTCGGTGCTGGGCGGCTGGCGCAATGAGGACCGCACCTTCGGTGTTCTGGTCTCGGCCCAACGCGCCGCTGATGACCTGCGTCGTGACGGTCTGGAAGCTTACGGCACCATTCCGGCCAGCTACTACGCTGGCGGCAACGCTGAAAATCCAGGTGGCAACTCGATCGCCAACGGCAACTGTACGGGCGCCTGCGCCACGACCCTGCTGGCCAATCCGAACGCCAAGGGGTTGAACGCCTTTGGCACCCATTTCTTTGAACAGAGCCGGGAACGCAACAGCTACACCGTGGCCGCCCAGTGGCGTCCGAACGACAGCCTGGATCTGAACTTCGACTGGCTGCGTATCGACGCCACCTATGACAACATCAACCAGGCCCTGTTCGCTTTCCAGGGCAATACCTGGAACAGCCTGGGCGCCCTGACCGGCCTTCAGGTCGACAACAACGTCATCACCAAGGCCTCCTTCAAGAACGCGCTCAGTGTACTGGACATCCAGTATCGCGAGGCCGCCATGACCTCGGACAGCTACCACTTCGACGCCAAGTATCGCGGCGACGGCTGGGATCTGTCGGGCGACATCGGTTACACCAAGGCTGACGGCGGGACCCAGCGTCAGCTGTTCGGCGAGTTCCTGAACTGGGCCGATTATACGGTGGACTTCACTGGCGCTCCGGGTTCGCCTGGCGTCCTGACCTACGCCAACGGCAATGTTCTGAACGACGCGTCGAAGTTCTCGTTCGACGGCGGCTGGGGCGCGGGCGACCCGTCCGTCGGTCCGACCGGTTACAACGCAGGCTGGGGCGGCAACATCGTCTCGAAGCCGACGATGGATGAGGAAACCTACGCCCAGGCCGATCTCGGCTTTGACCGTGACGGTTTCTTCAACCGTTTCCAGTTCGGCTACAAATACCGCAAGCATGAGACCGACCAGAAGATGTCGGGCGTGACGGTTCAGATCTATGGGGCGCCGGACAGCGCCGCCATGTTCAGCCCGAGCCGGGTGCCGGGCAACTATCTGGATGGTTTCAATGTGAACGACCAGATGAAGGGTCGCTTCCGGATCGATGGCAAGGCGCTGGCTGACTACATCGAAGCGGGCGAGTACCTGCGTCCCTGGCAGGCCAAGCCAGTGCCGACGGTCTTCGGCAACGCGGAATTCACCGCCCAGAACTGGAACGTTCAGGAGACGATCAACGCTGTCTATGGCCAGGCGGACTTCGAGAGCGACCGTGTCCGCGGCAACGTCGGCCTGCGCTATGTCCGCACGGAATCGGAAAGCGGGGGCTATGTCTGCGTCAATCAGACGGCGACCGGATGCGGCACGACTGCGGCCGATTGGGAATGGAGCGTCAGGAGCAAGGAATACGACGACTTCCTGCCCAGCCTGAACGTCGCCATCAACGCTTCGGACGACCTGATCATCCGCCTGGCGGCGGCCAAGGTCGTCTCGCGTCCCAACTATGCGGACATGTCCAACTACTTCTGGCTTTCGGACCAGATCCTGACCGGCGGCGGCGGCAACCCGGACCTCGATCCCTACAAGTCGACCAACCTGAACGCGGCGGCCGAATGGTATTTCGCGCCGGACGCCATTCTGTCGGGTGAGATCTTCTACAAGAAGATCGACAACTACATCCTGCAAAAGACGGCGCCGGAAGAGCATTTCAACCAGGCCCAGAACGCTGTCACCACCTATCAGATCAGCCGTCCGACCAATGCCGGTTCGGCCGACCTGAAGGGCGCGACCTTCGCCTATCAGCAGAACTACGCCTACGGCCTGGGCCTGCTGGCCAACTACACCTACGTCGATGGCAGCGCCGACAACGGACAGGACTTGCCCTTCAACTCGAAGCACCAGGTCAACATCAGCCCCTTCTTCGAACAGGGACCGTTTTCGGCGCGCGTGACCTACACTTGGCGGTCCAAGTATTTCACCGGGGTGGATCGCGGCGACAACATGTATGTCCGCGCCTATACGGGCCTCGACGCCACGGCGGGTTACGCCTTCACCGATCGGGTCAGCCTGACGGTGTCGGGGCAGAACCTGCTCGACAGCGAGTACTACGCCTACGCCAATACGGTCAGCCTGCCGCGGGGCGTCTATCGCACCGGCCGCAAGCTGATGGCGACGCTGAGCGTCGAGTTCTAG